A region of the Rhizobium binae genome:
CAGCGCCACCAGCAGCTCTTCGCAACACTTTCCAGCGAAGTTGGCCGGACCTGGCGCCACTCGGACTGGATGGGCGCGGCGACCTCGCTGTTGAGCGAGATCCTGACGTTCGGGATCATCCTGACGATCATCCTGTCCTCGGAATTCCTGCCGGTGGATTTCAAGGCAGCACTTTCGGCGACCATCCTTCTTTATAGGCTTCAACCGCATATCAAGGGATTCGACTCCCAGATCCTGCGCCTTTACGAGATGGAAGCGTCGCTGCAGAACGTGCTGGCTCTGCTTTCCGAAAAGGACGACGCCAAGCAGGCCGCGCAAGGCGTGCCGGTCGCCCGCCTGGCTGAAGCCATCGTCTTCCACGACGTCTCCTTCACCTATGAACAGGCGAACGCGCCGGCCGTTCAAAACCTCAACTTCTCGATCAAGGCAGGCGAAACGACGGCTCTGACCGGGCCAAGCGGCTCCGGCAAGACGACAATCCTGAACATGATCCTCGATCTCACCCGGCCGACGCGAGGTCGGATCACGATCGACGGCAAGGATCTCGCCGATGTCGACCGCGCGAGCTGGCTGCACCTGCTGTCGGTGTCGGGCCAGGATGTCGAACTGATGGAGGGCACGGTCTTCGACAACATCCGCTTCCGTCGCGATATCTCCGACGAGGACGTCAGGTGGGCCGCCGATGTCGCCTGCGCGACCGAATTCATCGAAAATCTGCCGGAAGGCTTCGACGAATGGCTGGGCGACGAAGCGGTGCGGCTTTCAGGCGGACAGCGCCAGCGCATCGGTCTGGCGCGCGCGCTGGCCGGCCGGCCGCAGATCCTGCTCCTGGACGAGGCCACCAGCGCGCTCGATGAAAACACCGAAATGCGCGTGTTTTCGGCAATCAAGGAAGATGCCGGCCGAACGCTGATCGTCGTCAGCCATCGCCCTGCGGTCGCCAGATTGATGAAGAACCAGATCGATCTTCGCCCGCCAACGCTCGCATCCAAACTCGGGTGACGGCGATGGAGAGGTCGAGCACGTCGGAGATTCTGGTGGCGGTGGTGATCCCCGCCTACAATGCCAGCGACTATATTGCCCAGACGTTTCGCTCCGTCATCGATCAGACCCACAAGGCGTTGGAGATCATTGTCGTCGACGATGGCTCGACCGACGAGACGGCTTCCATCTGCCGCCGCTTCGCCGCCGCCGACCCGAGGATCCAGCTTCTGTCGACGGAAAACCACGGCGTCGCCGCGGCGCGTAATATCGGGATCGCAGCGTCGAAGGCCAGCTATCTCGCCTTCCTGGATGCGGACGATCTCTGGCATACGACGTATATCGAAAGAATGCTGTCGGCGCTCCACCCGCTGCCCGAGGCCTGGGGTGCGGTCTATGCCCTTCACCGTTTCGTCGATTCCGAGGGATATTGCACGCGGTCCGGCTCGTCGCTCAGCGCCCGGGAATCCATTCTCATTCGCCATCTCGTCTTCCGCTTCGTCGGCAATGGCAGCGGCTTCATGGTCCGCCGGACCGTCATAGACAAGATCGGCGGCTACGATCCGACCTATGCCAATCAGGGTATCGGCGGATGCGAAGACTTCGACTTCGAACTCCGCACAGCCGAGCATTTCAAGATCGAGGCGGTGCCACTCGGCCTGGTGGGCTATCGCGTTCATGCCGCGGCCATGTCTGCCGACAGATCCCGAATGGCGCAATCGCTTCTGGCTGTCTATGAGCGATGCGTCGCCCGCAATCCGCAGCTTCCCGCTTTCGTCGTCAGCTGCGCCCGCGCCTCGGCCCACCTCTATGCATTCTCAAAATTTGCGGCTTCGAAAGATTGGCGCAGCGCCGCGGTCTCGCTCAAACACGTCTATCGTCATAGTCCATGGCTTGCTGCCAGCGTCATAACCAAACTGATCTTTTCAAAAGCCGCCAGAGCCGCAAACAGGGCGTTGTCCAAAGCCCGGCCGTCCAGGCGGCAGCGGACAGATTTCAAGAAATTCGAGGAAATAGATCCTGTTACGCCGCTGGTTGGCGGATGGTCCCGTTTCCGAACCAAGGCCTTGTTCCGCCGCTTGTCGGAGATTGACCGTTGTGACGCAGATTGCGCTGCGCTCTCGAAGAGATAGGTTCTGAAGGCCGGCACCTCCGTGCCATTGGCAACCATTTACTAATTATTCAGTACAAATCGAACATGGCGTAAAATATTTGCCTTCGTGAGACCGACAAAACTGTGGGAAACTATAATTCTCCGATAATAAGCTGTGACAATATCAAGATTAAGCGCAATAATAGCTACGCACTGTGTAAAAATCCTACCAGAGGACCCGTCAACCACCCCGGCGGGTCCTCAACTTTGCGAGGGACAGGTTGTCGCGGGCAACCGTTATCATCGCTGGATCGGACAAAGAAGTGCTGCGCCGACAGCGACATTCCCTGTTGCAATGGCCTTGCTCAAAAATCTAATTTAAATATCCGCAAGCAACGACCGGGCTCGCGCTCAACGCCAAGTGCTTCCGTTTGGCGAAGAAATTATCCGATGGCAAATTCGCCCACATAGAGATAATGCGGTTATTATAAAGTGATAGACGAACTCATCTTTATTATTGAAATAGGCTCATCTTGCCGATATTAACCATAACAGTTCGGTTATCACAAAAGCAACTTTTAAATACAACCAATGTCTGAAATATATATTTTTACCTTTTGGTAAAATTTTAATTTTATCTTATTTATTGTCCGAAGTTATTGCACAGCGCCCAACGACGCCGCCTTATATTCTTTTCGAAAAAAACATAAGACATCCTCACATTCTTTCCCTCCTTTCCTTCGTCGCAACGGCGCTGCAATGCAACACTTGGGAAGGAGCAGCCAGAACTAAATCCCACAATCCCGGCATGAACCGGCCTCGATAGTGCGCAACACAGTTCAACTTCGGAAAATGACGATGGTGAAGCCGAACGGAGGTTTAACGTCTTGACAAACCAAAGGATAATGGCAGGTCGTCTCGCTGCGAATAGACCGGCATTGGCAAGCCTTCGACCGGTCACTTCAAATCCGCCAGGCGGCCCGAGATCAAGGAACCGCAGGCTCAGAGACACCCACCCTCGTCAAGCGACTCCCGGCGTGAACAGTCAATCGACCGGCGCGAATGACTTCACTCGATTCGCCACACCGGGATGGTTTTTGACTGACCAAATCTGTGTCCAAATGGTCGCACCGCGCCGCTGAATTAACCTTTGATAAAGCATTTGCTTGCACAACTTATAATTTGTGTCATGTTCACTGTAAGTAGTGAGGAGCTGACCTGATGGGTGATATGGCATCGCAGATTCCGGAATTTGGCTATGATGAACGCGTGATGATCTGCCGGAAGCAGATCGAGAAGGCGGTTTATCAGTTCATTGCAAACACGAAGGTCGAGGGGTGCGATCCGGCGGAAGTCGCAATGGCCATCGCGGACATTGCCGACGATTACATTTTACTGCTGGCCCAGAAGCGCAATTTGACCCATTGAAATCAGCGATCGGCTGGGGCCGATCATCAGACGAGCGCTGCCGCCGTCTCCCCGCCCGGAGACAACGTCAACGAAACCGCTTACCATTCGTTTTCAAGATCTATTGCGCCGGGTATCGAAGATCGCCCGAACAAGCGACAGCCCAGGACCCACCCCGGACTTCTCCCAAGCCACAATCAAATCGATTTCTGAATAGATCGATTGCGGGGCCGCTCCTCTCCCAGCAGCCCATCCATTGCCGTAGAGACATCAGCGCCTTGGAGCGCACCTCGGCACTACGCAGCGCCTCGGAACGAAGGCGGAGAAAGGGCGGTCCTTTTCACCGAGTGCGCATGCCGCCCCCAGTCAATCGGCCGGATCCAGCGCGCAAAGCACGCCATCGACGGGTATCGCGGCCAGTCTTTCGTGCTTGATATCGACCCTCCAAGCTTTGACCACGTTGTCCGATCGATAGGAGCCATCCGGTTGCACCACCATCCTGCCGATCGCAAAGACGGCATCATCAGGAAACCGGCTCGAGGAGCAATAGCATGGTTGCAGAAGTTCGTGGCGGGGGCTGGGCTTGGCAATCGTCAGCTGATCGATCGTGCTCCAGACGGGAAGGTTTCCCTCCCTGCCGGTCTGACGCTGCAGCACCAGCAAGAGCTTTGCGCCGCATTTGAACTCCGTTGCCGAATAGGCCGGGCCTCCGGCCATTCCGGTCAAGGCCGTTCCGCTGACTTCCACGCAGCCCTTCGCAGCCAGAGCCATCAATTTTCCCCGCGCTTCGCTGGCATGGCCGGCGGCCGGGATCAGGGCGAGAAAAGCCGCCATCGCAGAAAGAGGTCGTGACGAATTTTTCATGCTCGCACAACGCAGCTAAATTTCATCGGCCACCCCTCAACCCGGAAGAGGAAACCGTAGCCTTGCTCCGCGGTCAGTCAATCCCCTGCGATTTGCGCAACTTCGACCGCGGTGGTTGGCGGCCGACCTCGTCCCTCGAGAGATCCGAAAGCCGGACTAATGTCTCTTTACGCTCACTTGCGGAACCGGGGAGCTCAATTCAGCCAGATCCCGGGTCAGTCCCTCCCCGACTTCCTGCTTCACCGCCTCGAGAGCAAGATCGAGGCAATTCGTCGCGAATGGCAGTTTGACATCCTGAGCGACCTGTCGCGCATACGCGATCATTCGCGCCAGTGCGACCAGTTCGTCCAGACTGTCTTCCGCCCCCAGGTCTGCATTTACGTTAGCAATCGATGTCACGCCCATGCCCATTTCTCCAACGAATTGAAGGAATGATACGCGGGCCGGCGTGGCCGAGCCCGTGAAAAAGGCGTGACACAACTCTCGGTGACGATTGCCGCTTTTGATTCACCATGCAGGCCGTGTAGGAAATGTTGTCTCGTGCAATTTCCAGGACAAATCGGCATTCACGCGGATATCGGCTGCTGCCCGCACCGCTTTTAATAACTCCAGCGCATCGATGCGTTTTTGATCGACGGAATGCCCGACAAGGGCCGTCAATAGTTTCGGACGATCCGGCTCAGCTATGCCGGTGCACTGTTCGACGATCGACCGCCACGTCCGCCTCTTGAAGAAGACTGCGCCGGCGGCATTTTCAAGCTCCCGGCGCACGCCTCCTGGGAGCAATCCCTTCCTCTCCATGGCATCGAGCGTGGCGCTGACATTGACGAGCGGTATCGTCAACGGTTTGCTGCCCAGCGCGCTAGGCGCGTGCACGAGCGCGACGGCGGCATCATCGACCAGCCGGCCCGAGCGGTAGTCTTCGAAAATGCGGCCGACCCCGACCATACCGAAGGAATGGCATTCTGCGGCCCGCAGCGCGCCCATGCTGGCCGCCCCCAGAACGGTCACGCCAAGCGAGAGCGCACGGAGAATTTCCTTATGCCAGACCGGCGCGGCATACTCGAAGCCGCCGTCGATCAGGCCGATGACATTGGCACCCTTTTCCGCCGCAGCCAAAATATCCCCCTGCATCGCAGGCGGCAGGACGCGTATCGCCTCGCCGGCAAGTTCGGCTGCGTCGGGAAGACTGGGACCTGCGAAAATGATCTTCAAAAGCCGATCGCCCTCGCCAGCGCCCTTGTTCCCAACCGCCGAGCACGCTCCCCTTCCGGATTTTCGAGCGCGGGAATAACGACCTTGACGACGCTGAAGGGAAGTGTGTCCTCGCTGAGGCGTACGGCGATGACCGAACCGATGTCTTTTGTTCGCAAGGCCTCCAGCACGTGCTGCAGCATCTGCGCCAGATCCCGTGGCCGATATTCCGGCGCTGGGCCCGGCGATCCGGGAACTGCCTCGAAGGCTCGCCGCATCAGCGGCGGCAAGGATCTTGTGAAGATGGCCGGCGAAATATCGTCCCTGGCTCCGCTGATATAGGTGAGCCGCGATTGCACGGCTTCCGTTACCGCCCGAATGGCCGCGCGGACGGGAGAGGGATGAGCCCCTATGCCACCGGTCACCTCGACAAGGCGGATGTCCCTGCCGCCGTGGCGATCCCGCGGATCCGAAACGCAATCCCAGGGGCCCAGCATGGCGGTGAAGCAGGGAACGGCGATGTCGCTGGTGATATCGAAGAGCCTGAGCGCCAATCCCGATGCTTCGATCTTGTCGATCAACCCGTCCAAGGCGCCGTCCTGGTAACCGCGGGGATCGACGCAGCCGGCATAACGATCCGCTTCCGCGCTGACTTGCCACAGCACATGGGCGTCCCGCTCGATCCGCTCGAGTACACCGTGAAAAATCGCTTCCTCGAGGTTGTTTCCCGAGGCCAGGCCGTCCGATGACATCCAGTATCGGGCATCCCGCGTACGGTCGAGCACCACCGCTTCAAAGGGGATATATACCGTCCCGCCCGTGAGCATATCGATGCCGGCCACCCATTCCGTCTCCTCGTCTGGCCCGAGGTCGGGTTTATGGACAGCGATCAGGCAGTCCAGCCTATCGACCTTGTATCCCATCGCCCGCAGGCCGGAGGCGCTGCCGCGGAACCGATCGACGAAAGGCTCGCCGGCAACGGCCCGTTCCAAGGCTTCCATGACCGTGGACACTTTGGCATCGACATCGGTCAGGCCTTTCCCCTGAGCAATCACGATTGATCGCGAATTCGGGGTATACGCGCACCAGACGGGAATTCCGATGTCGTCGAGCCCGGTATGTCGCGCCACCCTGGTAACCCCGAATCTGGCCAACAAGGGCTCGACGCGGGAAAGGGTTTCCCGCGGCGATATGATCCTGTCGGAATATATGGACTGGTCCGTCAGAATGCCGACTCAGCCGTCGACGTGGCCGGAAAGAGCGACCTGCGCCGACGAAACGGCGACAGCCAAATCGACGCCCTTCACGAATGTACCGCCGGATTTACGAAGGCTGCTCGCAGTCGCCAAATCCCCCGTCGGATTGAGCGGCGTAACCGTGCCCGCGTTGAGATCGGCGAGCCACAGACCCGCTTCGTCCGGTATTCCTATGATGACAACTTTCGTCATTAAAATGCCCCTCAACTATTGTTAGAATCCGGCCTTCAACAGACCCTCCCGATATAGCTCTTTTTGCCAATGCTCCTTGAACGGAATGATGGCGAGCCACTTCTCGACGTCGAACACCGGGTTGATGCTTTCGGCGCGTTGCCGATGGAAGAGTGCCCGTTTCCGATCGCCGATCATTGCGCAACTGGCCGCGGCGATACGATGGGCCGGCGCTTTGTCTTTCATCGCTTCGACATAGGCGATGGCCTCCTCATACTGTTCCAGAAAGAAACTGGCTCCCGCGGCACACCAGAGATAGGCGTCAGGCGCGATCGGATTGAGCGAAATTGCTTTCCTGATCTTCGCGAGCGCGTCCCCGGGGCGGGATGCATGTACGAGCGTGTCGGCATGGCTGTAGATGACATCGGCAAAATGCGGACTGAGCTCTTCGGCCAGATGAAGGGCCGCGACACTCGCATCGACATCGCCGAGATAAAGTTTGGTGACCCCAAGCTCACGATGGCCTGCGGCCGATTGCGGATCCCGCTCGATTGCGCGAAGCGCATGCTGCTCCGCCAGATGCAGCAGCTCGTTATTTCCCTGCGCCCTGACGAGCCATTCGCTGGTGAAGGTTCTTGCCAGCCCGGTAAATGAGGCGGAGAAATCCGCCTTATACGACAGCGACTGCTTGAACGCCTTCCTTGCCCGGCGGATATGCGGCAATGTCAGCTTGCTCATCAGGCTCGAGCCGACGAGATAGGCGTGATAGGCTGCGGGATTGGCTTCAAACCGTAACCGCTCCTCCTCGTTCTCAGCCAACTCACGGGCCACCGACACGGTCAACTGCTGGGCGATCACCCGCCTTTGGCGCGGCAGTATATCGGGGTCCATCGCAAAGCGGTTGGCCCAGATAATCTCGTCCGTGGGAAAATAGATCAGCTGCGCAAACAGCCCCTCTTCGGAAAATCGCGTGTCCAGAAGATAGGCGATCGAGTGCCTGGCGACCACAGCAGCCTTCTCGGAGTCGCGGCGGATCTGGCCGGCCGTATGCGGCGCGACGATGGAAATGTTCCGAAGTGCGCACAATTCTATGGTGACGTCTTCGATCAGGGCGTTGGCAAGGGCAAGTCCGGCATCGGCATGCTTGGCGGTCGGGGGAAGCAACACCAGACGCGGCAGGATCAGCGGCGCCGCCGATATGCTTTCGATGCCGGTCGATGCACTGCCAGACTCTGAACGCTTCACCTCCACCCTTGGATGGCCGTCGCCAGTTGCCAATCTCTCGCCTAACGATGAGCCGCCGGATAGCTGGTGCAGCAGCGCCCTCACCTGCTCGTCATTCGGATCCCTCTCGAGGATTTGCAGGGCGGCGCTCGAAATGATGCGGGCCGCGCCGGGCTTCTGCACCTCGGGCAGCGCCTCCAGCAATGCCTGACGCAAATGCAGCGCCTGGGCGTCCCGTTGCGCCCTGATCCATGCATCGATCGGCTTTGTCGCCGGCTTGATATTTCCGATGAAACCGCGCTGGGTCAGTTCGGCGATCGCGTGCAGCCGATCCAGCGGCGCCCCGCCGGCCCGAAAGACATCCAGATCGCTGGAAACCACCTGCGGGTCGAGGCGCACCGTCGCGGCGGTGAAATCGAAGGCTATTTCGGCGCGGCCGCCGTCAATCTCGCGGATGCGAGACAGCATTTTGCGCAGATTGAGCCGCGCCAATTCCGGCTCGACGTCGCTCCACAGAAACTGTGCCAGTTCATAGCGGCTGAGCTCGTGGCTCGCCCCGGCATAGATATGGGCCATCATCAACAGACCTTTGATCGGATAGCGAACTGGCTCGCCATTCGTCTCGGTCAACCGCAGAGCGCCAAATGTCTGCAGATGAAGCACAATCCATCCTCAGTTGTGCGCCACCGGATCCTGTAGCTCGCTGTCGATGTCGGGCAAGCCCGTAACCGCCAGGCTTTTGGCCAGTGCCACCAGTTTTTGCCTGATGTTCGCATCCTCGATGGCGATAAACGCCTTGTTGAGTGCCAGTCCTTCCTTCGACGACAGGAATTTGTTCAACTCGCTCGTCTCACCTTCGATCGGTCCGGAACCACCGTTCTCGAAGAAAAAGCCGACCGGCACGCGAAGGATTTCGGAAATACGCTGAAGACGGCTGGCGCCGATGCGATTCGTGCCTTTTTCGTACTTCTGAATCTGTTGAAAGGTAATGCCCAGAAGTTCAGCCAACCCATGCTGGGTCATCCCGAGCGTCTTTCGCCGAACTCTCACGCGGTTGCCAACATAGACGTCGATGGAATTCGGCGATTTGGCCTTCATGTGAATAAGTCTCCCGCTCTATCAGCACGCCGCTGTATAATGGAGAATTTGAGCAAGAATGCAACTAAAAGTAAATATCTTATAAGGTTTTTTTTCAGTGCTACGCACAGTACAAACAACCTGTGGACTACCTCAGGCGCGTGTGATGACGCTCATATAAGGATTCTCTTATCCAACA
Encoded here:
- a CDS encoding ABC transporter ATP-binding protein, with protein sequence MNRFRKSASRPAGAFNMVIAARYRDLLQLVPALRLKMAVMIILGILTGFSEMVGITFLVSLVFVLGQQGPGSPSTVAGLPAIFGGIDLSLSKPVLIGILIASILLRILLGFVNSLITSTINHKISDRMRDRLYAKILTIPFQRFQHYERSDLMNVIATEAYAVSSAHASLVRLGVNFGTIVIFGIGMLVMAWPIALLGLVFGFVHNFALGSFAGAYRRLGASALAAVEALTQLSWTTLQTLKAVKSFGLEQRHQQLFATLSSEVGRTWRHSDWMGAATSLLSEILTFGIILTIILSSEFLPVDFKAALSATILLYRLQPHIKGFDSQILRLYEMEASLQNVLALLSEKDDAKQAAQGVPVARLAEAIVFHDVSFTYEQANAPAVQNLNFSIKAGETTALTGPSGSGKTTILNMILDLTRPTRGRITIDGKDLADVDRASWLHLLSVSGQDVELMEGTVFDNIRFRRDISDEDVRWAADVACATEFIENLPEGFDEWLGDEAVRLSGGQRQRIGLARALAGRPQILLLDEATSALDENTEMRVFSAIKEDAGRTLIVVSHRPAVARLMKNQIDLRPPTLASKLG
- a CDS encoding glycosyltransferase family 2 protein, with amino-acid sequence MERSSTSEILVAVVIPAYNASDYIAQTFRSVIDQTHKALEIIVVDDGSTDETASICRRFAAADPRIQLLSTENHGVAAARNIGIAASKASYLAFLDADDLWHTTYIERMLSALHPLPEAWGAVYALHRFVDSEGYCTRSGSSLSARESILIRHLVFRFVGNGSGFMVRRTVIDKIGGYDPTYANQGIGGCEDFDFELRTAEHFKIEAVPLGLVGYRVHAAAMSADRSRMAQSLLAVYERCVARNPQLPAFVVSCARASAHLYAFSKFAASKDWRSAAVSLKHVYRHSPWLAASVITKLIFSKAARAANRALSKARPSRRQRTDFKKFEEIDPVTPLVGGWSRFRTKALFRRLSEIDRCDADCAALSKR
- a CDS encoding helix-turn-helix domain-containing protein, producing the protein MKAKSPNSIDVYVGNRVRVRRKTLGMTQHGLAELLGITFQQIQKYEKGTNRIGASRLQRISEILRVPVGFFFENGGSGPIEGETSELNKFLSSKEGLALNKAFIAIEDANIRQKLVALAKSLAVTGLPDIDSELQDPVAHN
- a CDS encoding TfuA-like protein, giving the protein MKIIFAGPSLPDAAELAGEAIRVLPPAMQGDILAAAEKGANVIGLIDGGFEYAAPVWHKEILRALSLGVTVLGAASMGALRAAECHSFGMVGVGRIFEDYRSGRLVDDAAVALVHAPSALGSKPLTIPLVNVSATLDAMERKGLLPGGVRRELENAAGAVFFKRRTWRSIVEQCTGIAEPDRPKLLTALVGHSVDQKRIDALELLKAVRAAADIRVNADLSWKLHETTFPTRPAW
- a CDS encoding peptide antibiotic resistance protein, translating into MLHLQTFGALRLTETNGEPVRYPIKGLLMMAHIYAGASHELSRYELAQFLWSDVEPELARLNLRKMLSRIREIDGGRAEIAFDFTAATVRLDPQVVSSDLDVFRAGGAPLDRLHAIAELTQRGFIGNIKPATKPIDAWIRAQRDAQALHLRQALLEALPEVQKPGAARIISSAALQILERDPNDEQVRALLHQLSGGSSLGERLATGDGHPRVEVKRSESGSASTGIESISAAPLILPRLVLLPPTAKHADAGLALANALIEDVTIELCALRNISIVAPHTAGQIRRDSEKAAVVARHSIAYLLDTRFSEEGLFAQLIYFPTDEIIWANRFAMDPDILPRQRRVIAQQLTVSVARELAENEEERLRFEANPAAYHAYLVGSSLMSKLTLPHIRRARKAFKQSLSYKADFSASFTGLARTFTSEWLVRAQGNNELLHLAEQHALRAIERDPQSAAGHRELGVTKLYLGDVDASVAALHLAEELSPHFADVIYSHADTLVHASRPGDALAKIRKAISLNPIAPDAYLWCAAGASFFLEQYEEAIAYVEAMKDKAPAHRIAAASCAMIGDRKRALFHRQRAESINPVFDVEKWLAIIPFKEHWQKELYREGLLKAGF
- a CDS encoding YcaO-like family protein, with the protein product MSPRETLSRVEPLLARFGVTRVARHTGLDDIGIPVWCAYTPNSRSIVIAQGKGLTDVDAKVSTVMEALERAVAGEPFVDRFRGSASGLRAMGYKVDRLDCLIAVHKPDLGPDEETEWVAGIDMLTGGTVYIPFEAVVLDRTRDARYWMSSDGLASGNNLEEAIFHGVLERIERDAHVLWQVSAEADRYAGCVDPRGYQDGALDGLIDKIEASGLALRLFDITSDIAVPCFTAMLGPWDCVSDPRDRHGGRDIRLVEVTGGIGAHPSPVRAAIRAVTEAVQSRLTYISGARDDISPAIFTRSLPPLMRRAFEAVPGSPGPAPEYRPRDLAQMLQHVLEALRTKDIGSVIAVRLSEDTLPFSVVKVVIPALENPEGERARRLGTRALARAIGF